The DNA region AGATTCATGTGATTGGCCGCAACCCTGAAAAACTCACAACCTTCGCAAAAAGTTGGCAAGGTACACCTCTCGAACAGAAATTACAAACGCATTTATGGGGTGATCTAAATCGCTTAATTCCCACAACAAAATTCCTCGTAAATTCCACACCAGTCGGGATGCACCCGAATATTGACGCATCGCCTGTAAGTGCAGAGTTGATGAAGCTCTTATCGTCAGATAGTATTGCCTACGATTTAATTTACACGCCCTCACCCACTCAATTTCTACAACTTGCTCAAAACCAGGGAGCAACAATTTTTGATGGGTTAGAAATGCTGGTTCAACAGGGGGCGATCGCCTTAGAGAAATGGCTAGCTCAACCCGTTCCAGTAGCAACAATGCGCCAAGCACTACTCGAACATCTAGCTCAAAAAACTAAAGCATAATATCTTATTTTTAAAGTCGCTTATCAATCATGTCAGCGAGAAGCGAAAACACAGCTAATTGTGTAGCGGCTACAAATAGAATTAAAGTCGCTTCGGTCAGATCTTGACGAACAAATAAATCCAGACCAAAGGACACTAAAAAACCAAGAAAAAAAAGACTTGCTATGGGGACAAAAATACGAATGGGTGCAAAATAAATACCTGTTCTCAAAATCAGTTTAAAAAACCGTAAAGTATCTCGGATCGGTTTAATTTTACTATTTCCAACCCGATGAAAATAATCAATTGGCTCATAATGCACAATATAATTATTAGTTAACATTGCCAATGTAATTGTGGTGGTGAAGCTAAAAGTATCTGGCAAAATATGGATAAACTCTAGGGCAATATCTTTTTTAAAGACACGCATTCCACTATTCAGGTCAGGAATTTTTTGTTTCGCAATCCATTGAGCAAATCCAACCAAAAAGAATTTAGGAATTTTCCTAATATTTGAATAAGTGACATTTTCGCCAGTACGAGCCCCAACAACCATATCAAACCGCTCAGAAAGCTGCATCAAATCTGGCAATCTTTCGTTGGGGTAAGTCGCATCAGCATCAGTAATTGCAATAAAATCATAGGTCGCATGGACAATACCAGTTTTCAAAGCGGCACCATACCCTTTATTCACTGGATGTTCTAATAATAAAATACCCTCTTGTT from [Leptolyngbya] sp. PCC 7376 includes:
- a CDS encoding glycosyltransferase family 2 protein → MVTLQPLISTPSQNGVSIVIPVYNEEGAIAATIEQIKDILLNIKQPYELIIVNDGSVDNTATILRKQEGILLLEHPVNKGYGAALKTGIVHATYDFIAITDADATYPNERLPDLMQLSERFDMVVGARTGENVTYSNIRKIPKFFLVGFAQWIAKQKIPDLNSGMRVFKKDIALEFIHILPDTFSFTTTITLAMLTNNYIVHYEPIDYFHRVGNSKIKPIRDTLRFFKLILRTGIYFAPIRIFVPIASLFFLGFLVSFGLDLFVRQDLTEATLILFVAATQLAVFSLLADMIDKRL